The Streptococcus respiraculi sequence TGTCGCAACACCTGATGTACTCATTTTACCAGCTATGCTTGGAGCAAACCTAGCTCAAGGAGCAGCTTCTATGGCAGTAGCCCTAAAAAGTAAAAATCCAAATACCAAACAAGTCGCATTTGCAGCAGGTTTTTCAGCTCTTTTAGCTGGAATTACAGAACCAGCTCTTTATGGGGTTACCTTGAAATACAAGAAACCAATTTATGCAGCGATGATTGGTGGTGGTGTTGCAGGATTGTTTGCTGGAATTGTCGGAATAAAATCTTTCTTGTTTGCAGTACCATCTTTGATTGCCTTACCACAATTTATCAATGCTGATCAGCCAGCCAACTTTACAAATGCATTGATTGCGACAGCTTTAAGTGTTGTTATTACTTTCATTATTGCTTACATTTTGGGTATCGATGAGGAAGTACAGCCGTCTGATTTGGAAAATGTTCCAACAGGTGTGTCAAACAAAAAAAAGATTGCTTCACCTTTAAAAGGAACCCTTCTTCCACTTGAACAAGTTAATGATGAAACCTTTGCAGGTAAATTACTCGGTGAGGGGATCGCTATTGTCCCTTCAAATGGAAAAGTCGTTTCCCCTATTGATGGAGTGATTGCCTCTGTCTTTCCTTCTAAACATGCCATTGGGTTGATTAGTCAGGACGGAGTAGAAGTACTAATCCATGTCGGATTAGAGACTGTTAATCTTAACGGTGAGGGCTTTACAAGTTTTGTAAAAGAAGGGGACAAGGTCCAAAAAGGAGATGTTCTTCTTGAAGTCGATATTGCCTCGCTTATTGACAAAGGATATGATGTCACAACACCAATTATCGTAACCAATACTCAAAACTTTTTAGATGTTTTACCGATGAATGAAAAAGCAACTGTTGAGGCAGGAGAAGACATACTAGCTATTTTATAAGGAGGAAACAATGGGAGTATTTCCAGAAAATTTTCTATGGGGTGGCGCATTAGCTGCTAACCAAGTTGAAGGAGCTTATAACGTTGACGGAAAAGGACTTTCTGTGCAAGATGTACTACCAAATGGCGGTCTTGGAGCTTGGACAGAGTCTCCTACTCCAGATAATTTAAAACTTGACGGTATCGATTTTTATCATCGCTACAAGGAAGACATCGCTCTAATGGCAGAAATGGGATTTAAGGTCTTTCGGACATCCATTTCGTGGAGTCGGATTTTTCCAAATGGAGATGAAGAAACGCCAAATGAAGCTGGTCTTCAGTTTTATGATGATTTATTCGATGAACTTCATAAATATGGAATTGAACCATTGGTGACGTTATCACATTATGAAACACCGCTCTATCTTGCACGCCAGTACCATGGCTGGATCAATCGAGACATGATTGGCTTGTTTGAAAAATATGCCCGCACAGTGTTTGAACGGTATAAACATAAGGTTCGTTATTGGCTCACATTTAATGAAGTGAATTCTGTGTTAGAACTCCCATTTACCAGCGGTGGTATTGATATTCCAAAAGAGCAATTGACAAAACAGGATTTATACCAGGCGATTCACCACGAATTGGTTGCTTCTAGCTTAGTGACCAAACTAGCTCATGAAATCAATCCAGATTTTAAAGTCGGTTGTATGGTGCTAGCTATGCCAGCTTATCCAATGACTTCTGATCCCAAAGATGTCTTAGCTGCTCATCAGTTTGAGAATTTGAACTATCTCTTTTCTGATATTCATGTTCGTGGAGAATACCCGAAATATGCTAACCGATTCTTCAAGGAGCATGGAATTGAGATTCAATTTGAAGAAGGGGATGCTGAACTGCTAAAAAACTATCCTGTCGATTTCTTATCCTTCAGTTATTACATGAGTATTACTGAAGCCTTTGACAAGAGCAAATACGCTTCTGGACGTGGCAATATCTTAGGTGGCTTAAGTAATCCATTTTTGGAAGCCTCTGATTGGGGTTGGCAGATTGATCCAATTGGTC is a genomic window containing:
- a CDS encoding glycoside hydrolase family 1 protein encodes the protein MGVFPENFLWGGALAANQVEGAYNVDGKGLSVQDVLPNGGLGAWTESPTPDNLKLDGIDFYHRYKEDIALMAEMGFKVFRTSISWSRIFPNGDEETPNEAGLQFYDDLFDELHKYGIEPLVTLSHYETPLYLARQYHGWINRDMIGLFEKYARTVFERYKHKVRYWLTFNEVNSVLELPFTSGGIDIPKEQLTKQDLYQAIHHELVASSLVTKLAHEINPDFKVGCMVLAMPAYPMTSDPKDVLAAHQFENLNYLFSDIHVRGEYPKYANRFFKEHGIEIQFEEGDAELLKNYPVDFLSFSYYMSITEAFDKSKYASGRGNILGGLSNPFLEASDWGWQIDPIGLRLVLNRYYDRYQIPLFIVENGLGAKDELVVGADGTMTVLDDYRIDYMHKHLAQVKEAILDGVEIMGYTSWGCIDCVSMSTAEMSKRYGLIYVNRHDDGSGDLERYRKKSFFWYRDVIVSNGENL